Proteins encoded in a region of the Triticum dicoccoides isolate Atlit2015 ecotype Zavitan chromosome 3A, WEW_v2.0, whole genome shotgun sequence genome:
- the LOC119267043 gene encoding pentatricopeptide repeat-containing protein At3g09040, mitochondrial-like produces MSMVRVNPATAVLYSYKHIKRLAGGRPDQFDLASAMSACARLDILACGTQVHCDAVKSGFFSGAFCATALVNMYARCGCVGDARRVFGGIACPDTVCWTSMISGYHRAERYGEALSLFSRMLKMGSSPDQVTCVTVISILASLGRLDDARALLKRMPVPSTVAWNAVISSYAQQSGIEHEVFGLYKGMKRQGLWPSRSTFASMLSAAANMKAFVEGRQFHASLIRHGLDANVFVGSSLINLYAKCGCISEARYVFDFSRERNIVMWNAMLNGLVRNELQEEAIQMFWYMTRLGLEADEFTFVSVLGACAYLDSHCLGRQVQCVTIKNCMAASLLVANATLDMHSKFGAIDDAKTLFNLIPYKDNVSWNALIVGLAHNGEEEEAIGMLGLMNADGITPDEVSFATVVNACSNIRATETGKQIHCLAMKYSICSNHAVGSSLIDLYSKHGDVESCRKVLAQVDASSIVTINALIAGLVQNNRDDEAIQSFQQALRDGLKPSSITFSSILSGCTGLLSSIVGKQAHCYTMKSGLLNDDSSLGVSLFRIYLKSKMPEDADKLLTEIPDHKNLLEWTAIISGYAQNGYSSQSLLSFWRMRSYDVHSDEATFASILKACSEMTALNDGKEIHGLIIKSGFNSYETSTSALIDMYSKCGDITSSFEAFKQLENKQGITLWNSMIVGFAKNGYADEALMLFQKMQESQLKPDEVTFLGVLIACAHAGLISVGRHYFDSMNKVYGLKPRVDHYACFVDLLGRGGHLEEAEEVINQLPFRPDGVIWATYLAACRMHNDEERGKVAAKELTELEPENSSTYVLVSGLHAAAGNWGEAKIAREAMRENGVTKFPGCSWVTVGNKTSLFLVQDKKHSDSLSIYEKLDDLTGMMKKDDDIEEYDMLISAEMFT; encoded by the coding sequence ATGTCAATGGTCCGGGTgaatccggcgacggcggttctttATTCGTACAAGCACATCAAGCGCTTGGCTGGTGGCCGGCCGGACCAGTTTGACCTCGCGTCGGCCATGTCAGCGTGCGCAAGGCTGGACATCCTCGCCTGCGGCACACAGGTGCACTGTGACGCGGTGAAGAGCGGCTTCTTCTCGGGCGCCTTCTGTGCGACGGCGCTGGTGAACATGTATGCCAGGTGCGGCTGCGTGGGGGATGCCCGCAGGGTGTTCGGCGGAATCGCATGCCCAGACACCGTGTGCTGGACGAGCATGATCTCTGGGTACCACCGAGCTGAAAGATATGGGGAAGCATTGTCTTTGTTCTCGAGAATGTTGAAGATGGGATCTTCTCCGGACCAAGTGACTTGTGTCACCGTCATTTCCATTCTTGCGAGCTTGGGTAGGCTGGATGATGCTAGGGCCTTACTGAAGAGGATGCCGGTGCCGAGCACGGTTGCTTGGAACGCTGTCATCTCCAGTTATGCGCAACAGAGTGGGATCGAGCATGAGGTTTTTGGATTGTATAAGGGTATGAAGAGGCAGGGATTATGGCCCAGTAGATCGACTTTTGCCAGCATGCTGAGCGCAGCAGCCAATATGAAGGCATTCGTTGAAGGTCGACAGTTCCATGCGTCCTTGATAAGGCATGGCTTGGATGCAAATGTTTTCGTGGGTAGTTCTCTGATCAACCTTTATGCGAAATGTGGCTGCATTAGTGAGGCGAGGTATGTGTTTGATTTCTCCCGTGAGAGGAACATTGTCATGTGGAATGCGATGCTCAATGGGCTTGTTCGAAATGAGTTACAAGAAGAGGCCATCCAAATGTTCTGGTATATGACAAGGCTTGGTCTTGAGGCTGATGAATTCACGTTCGTCAGTGTTCTTGGTGCATGTGCCTACTTGGATTCACATTGCCTGGGAAGACAAGTGCAGTGCGTGACAATCAAGAATTGCATGGCTGCAAGCTTGCTTGTTGCTAATGCAACATTAGATATGCACTCCAAATTTGGAGCTATAGATGATGCGAAAACATTATTCAATCTGATTCCTTACAAGGATAATGTATCCTGGAATGCCCTTATAGTTGGACTTGCACATAATGGAGAAGAGGAAGAAGCAATTGGTATGCTTGGATTGATGAATGCGGATGGTATAACACCAGACGAGGTGTCTTTTGCTACTGTAGTGAATGCATGTTCCAATATTCGAGCTACTGAGACTGGAAAGCAAATCCACTGCCTAGCAATGAAGTAtagtatctgctcaaatcatgctGTGGGTAGCTCTCTGATTGATTTATATTCTAAGCATGGAGATGTGGAATCTTGTAGGAAGGTTTTGGCACAGGTAGATGCAAGTAGTATAGTCACAATAAATGCTCTGATTGCGGGTCTTGTGCAGAACAATAGAGATGATGAAGCTATACAGTCATTTCAGCAGGCTCTTAGAGATGGTTTAAAGCCTTCCAGCATTACATTTTCAAGCATTCTTTCTGGTTGCACTGGACTTCTCAGTTCAATTGTTGGCAAACAAGCTCATTGTTACACAATGAAGTCTGGTCTTCTGAATGATGATTCTTCCCTTGGTGTTTCATTGTTCCGGATATATTTGAAGTCCAAAATGCCTGAGGATGCTGACAAACTCTTGACAGAGATTCCAGATCACAAAAACCTGCTTGAGTGGACAGCTATCATTTCAGGGTATGCTCAAAATGGTTACAGTTCTCAATCATTGCTATCATTTTGGAGAATGCGCAGTTATGATGTTCACTCAGATGAGGCGACATTCGCTAGTATTCTCAAAGCTTGTTCAGAGATGACAGCTCTTAACGACGGGAAAGAGATACATGGGCTCATCATTAAATCTGGATTTAATTCTTATGAAACTTCAACTAGTGCCCTCATAGACATGTACTCCAAGTGTGGGGATATCACCTCATCCTTTGAAGCCTTCAAACAATTGGAAAACAAGCAAGGCATCACGTTATGGAACTCCATGATTGTTGGATTTGCAAAGAATGGTTATGCTGACGAGGCACTTATGCTTTTTCAGAAAATGCAGGAGTCACAACTAAAGCCTGATGAAGTTACATTCCTTGGTGTCCTAATCGCTTGTGCTCATGCTGGCTTAATTTCTGTGGGTCGGCATTACTTTGATTCTATGAACAAAGTCTATGGATTAAAGCCTAGAGTAGATCATTATGCGTGTTTTGTTGATCTCCTTGGACGAGGTGGTCATCTTGAAGAGGCTGAAGAAGTTATTAACCAGTTGCCCTTCAGACCTGATGGTGTGATCTGGGCGACATACCTTGCAGCATGCAGAATGCACAATGatgaagaaagggggaaagttgcaGCAAAAGAACTTACTGAGTTGGAACCAGAAAACTCGTCTACATATGTGTTGGTTTCAGGCTTACATGCTGCAGCTGGTAACTGGGGTGAAGCTAAGATAGCCAGAGAAGCAATGCGGGAAAATGGAGTAACAAAATTTCCAGGATGTAGTTGGGTCACAGTAGGGAACAAGACAAGCTTATTTCTTGTACAAGACAAGAAACACTCTGACTCTCTTAGCATCTATGAAAAGCTTGATGATCTTACTGGAATGATGAAGAAAGATGATGACATTGAGGAGTATGATATGCTTATTTCAGCTGAAATGTTTACTTGA